From Synechococcus sp. A10-1-5-1, a single genomic window includes:
- the plsY gene encoding glycerol-3-phosphate 1-O-acyltransferase PlsY — translation MTDFFIAPLLTLVLAYLLGSFPSGYLAGRWLKGVDIRSLGSGSTGATNVLRQVGKGPALVVFLIDVLKGTAAVLLAKALLQPDGYNALSDWWVVASGLAALAGHIWPIWLGWRGGKAVATGLGMLLGLAWPVGLACFGVFLGVISLSRIVSLSSVLAALSLPLLMLARFASLGEAIRPAYLSLSVVAAVLVIWRHRSNLSRIAAGTEPRLGDKKKEA, via the coding sequence GTGACCGACTTCTTCATCGCGCCTCTGCTCACCCTGGTTCTTGCCTACCTCCTGGGCTCCTTCCCCAGTGGCTACCTGGCGGGGCGTTGGCTCAAAGGCGTCGACATTCGCAGCCTGGGCTCCGGCTCCACCGGAGCCACAAACGTTCTCCGCCAAGTCGGCAAGGGCCCCGCACTGGTGGTGTTCCTGATCGATGTGCTCAAGGGAACCGCCGCCGTACTGCTGGCCAAGGCCCTGCTCCAGCCCGATGGCTACAACGCCCTGAGTGATTGGTGGGTCGTCGCCTCCGGTTTAGCGGCGTTGGCTGGTCACATCTGGCCGATCTGGCTCGGCTGGCGCGGCGGTAAGGCCGTGGCTACTGGGTTGGGAATGCTTCTGGGCCTGGCCTGGCCCGTCGGACTGGCCTGCTTCGGGGTCTTCCTGGGGGTGATCAGCCTCAGCCGGATTGTCTCGCTCTCGAGCGTGCTGGCCGCCCTCAGCTTGCCCCTGTTGATGCTGGCGCGCTTCGCCTCCCTCGGCGAGGCGATTCGTCCGGCCTACCTCAGCCTCTCGGTCGTGGCGGCGGTGTTGGTGATCTGGAGGCACCGGAGCAACCTCAGCCGCATCGCCGCCGGCACCGAGCCCCGACTCGGGGACAAGAAGAAAGAGGCCTAG